One segment of Synechococcus sp. A15-24 DNA contains the following:
- a CDS encoding histidine phosphatase family protein codes for MSRQLWLLRHGATEWALKGRHTGSTDLPLLPEGEAEAHALGPVLSQQAFAAVFSSPLQRAQRTCELAGLGDQMQICDDIIEWNYGDYEGITTATIRETVPDWTAWSHGWPNGEDAPQVEARCTTAISRALAVPGDGDVALFAHGHILRALAGTWLGLGAAGGQLLLLGTASVSILGWERDTRAIQRWNAPSTGNC; via the coding sequence ATGTCACGCCAGCTCTGGCTTCTGCGCCATGGGGCAACGGAATGGGCTCTCAAGGGGCGGCACACCGGCAGCACAGACCTGCCGCTGCTGCCAGAGGGTGAAGCGGAAGCCCACGCCCTCGGCCCGGTCCTCAGCCAGCAGGCATTTGCAGCGGTGTTCAGCTCTCCCCTCCAACGGGCACAACGCACCTGCGAGCTGGCCGGGCTCGGCGATCAGATGCAGATCTGCGACGACATCATCGAGTGGAACTACGGCGACTACGAAGGGATCACAACTGCCACGATCCGTGAAACCGTCCCGGACTGGACGGCCTGGAGCCATGGTTGGCCGAATGGAGAGGATGCTCCACAGGTTGAGGCCCGCTGCACAACAGCGATCAGCAGAGCGCTGGCCGTCCCAGGGGACGGGGATGTTGCCCTGTTTGCCCATGGCCACATCCTCCGGGCGCTGGCTGGAACATGGCTGGGACTGGGTGCCGCTGGCGGACAACTGCTATTGCTGGGCACAGCCTCCGTCAGCATCCTGGGCTGGGAACGGGACACCCGGGCTATCCAGCGATGGAATGCTCCATCCACGGGGAACTGTTAA
- a CDS encoding acylphosphatase, which produces MARRTRSRSDAIARRFVNRTQPGRLQPFLERWRLLIQGRVQGVGFRASCNRRALDLGLRGWVRNLRDGCVEVQAEGPPLAISELRAWCEQGPPGAQVLRVQLSQLPVTGDDWFEVRH; this is translated from the coding sequence ATGGCGCGACGCACTCGCAGCAGATCCGATGCCATAGCCAGGCGGTTCGTCAACAGAACGCAGCCCGGACGGCTGCAACCCTTCCTCGAACGCTGGCGGCTGCTGATCCAGGGGCGGGTCCAGGGGGTCGGCTTTCGAGCCAGCTGCAATCGGCGCGCACTAGACCTCGGCCTGCGGGGCTGGGTCCGCAACCTGCGAGACGGCTGTGTTGAAGTGCAGGCCGAAGGGCCTCCCCTGGCGATTTCAGAGCTGCGTGCCTGGTGCGAGCAGGGCCCCCCTGGAGCACAGGTGCTGAGAGTTCAGCTGAGCCAGTTGCCGGTGACCGGAGATGATTGGTTTGAGGTGCGCCACTGA
- a CDS encoding cobyrinate a,c-diamide synthase — MAVVIAAPASGSGKTLLTLSLLAWARSQGHSVQPFKVGPDYLDPQLLSAVAGHPCRNLDINLCGKAWVERAFHGYGSQQDLALVEGVMGLFDGIGCSEAGSTAAVAKQLQLPVVLVIDAGGQAASLGALVQGFRDHDPDLTLAGVVLNRVSSQRHRDLLHEVLAAVGMPLLGCLPRSDDLALPSRHLGLAPAHELQNPSQRLERWARLAEEHLDLSRWLPLMEAPRSGTPPLDEIAPITGPELPVAVAVDEAFHFRYAETGELLERMAMPLLPWSPLADAPLPAEARGLILPGGFPEQHAERLGQCRTSQSALRGFAQRHPIYAECGGMLLLGQQLNDLNGTSHPMAGVLPFSARRGALQVGYRQMTPRQDGLLLRHEETLQGHEFHRWTLEHDRPPSAGSVLWDIEGWKTGRTPEGWGTQRIHASWIHLHWASSSMICSRWRDALAADPMP, encoded by the coding sequence ATGGCCGTTGTCATCGCCGCACCGGCCAGCGGCAGCGGCAAGACGCTGCTCACTCTGTCCCTGTTGGCCTGGGCGCGCTCTCAGGGCCACAGCGTCCAGCCGTTCAAGGTTGGACCGGACTACCTCGATCCGCAGCTGCTGAGTGCGGTAGCAGGGCATCCCTGCCGCAATCTCGACATCAACCTCTGCGGCAAGGCCTGGGTTGAACGGGCTTTTCACGGTTACGGAAGCCAGCAGGATCTGGCCCTTGTTGAGGGGGTCATGGGACTTTTCGACGGCATCGGCTGCAGTGAAGCCGGCAGCACGGCAGCTGTCGCCAAACAACTGCAGTTGCCGGTGGTGCTGGTGATCGATGCCGGTGGTCAGGCCGCATCGCTGGGGGCTCTCGTCCAGGGTTTCCGTGATCACGACCCAGACCTGACCCTGGCCGGTGTCGTACTGAACAGAGTGAGCAGCCAACGACATCGGGATCTGCTACATGAGGTTCTCGCCGCGGTTGGCATGCCCCTGCTGGGCTGCCTGCCCAGGAGTGATGACCTGGCCTTACCCAGTCGACATCTGGGCTTGGCCCCGGCCCACGAGCTGCAAAATCCTTCCCAGCGACTGGAACGCTGGGCGCGTCTCGCGGAGGAGCATCTCGACCTTTCGCGCTGGCTCCCTTTGATGGAGGCTCCACGGTCAGGGACGCCACCGCTGGATGAGATCGCTCCGATCACCGGGCCGGAGTTGCCGGTGGCCGTGGCGGTCGATGAGGCTTTTCACTTTCGCTACGCCGAGACAGGCGAGCTGCTGGAGCGCATGGCCATGCCCCTGCTGCCCTGGAGCCCCCTCGCCGATGCACCTCTTCCCGCCGAGGCTCGCGGGCTGATCCTGCCGGGAGGCTTTCCGGAACAGCACGCTGAGCGGCTGGGGCAGTGCCGCACCAGCCAGTCTGCCCTCAGGGGGTTTGCGCAACGACACCCGATTTATGCCGAATGCGGCGGGATGTTGTTGCTGGGCCAGCAGCTGAACGATCTCAACGGCACCTCGCATCCAATGGCTGGCGTGCTGCCCTTCAGCGCGCGCCGTGGTGCGCTCCAGGTGGGCTACCGCCAGATGACACCACGCCAGGACGGCCTGCTGCTACGGCATGAAGAAACCCTGCAGGGCCACGAGTTTCACCGCTGGACCTTGGAGCACGACCGACCGCCATCGGCCGGGTCCGTGCTGTGGGACATTGAGGGCTGGAAGACCGGACGGACACCGGAGGGATGGGGTACTCAGAGGATTCACGCCAGCTGGATTCACCTGCACTGGGCCAGCTCTTCGATGATCTGCTCCCGATGGCGCGACGCACTCGCAGCAGATCCGATGCCATAG
- a CDS encoding glucose-6-phosphate dehydrogenase assembly protein OpcA, with protein MSPQLTLQTPLELAPSEVPTYLEQLWSTEQQGNTGSGANTFCLLIWQPAWAEQQLVRSGRLNGPITGQQSDELLDAGRQAVIDTDLPLSTPPTAGELIAAVAQLDGDHQADDLRGQYIDPALSELQPRRLITLAPTINANQGLETLVAAYCPLPEEGGGTAACGDVVVLRGGHDALRDGMSILQPLLPPSMPSWVWWNGFLDEAPDLMEQLACSPRRLILDTAVGNPSHCLNLLRSRVESGQAVNDLNWLRLRSWRETLAMVFDPPNRRDALCHITQLDIDVEGHHPAQGLLMAAWIADRLGWQLLGSKVSEEGVTAQFSRHDGADIRFQLMTVPTGQPSVHAGQMVGLRLICQPEQGQGVCVILCAESGGCIRLEGGGMASLELHEEIVSVQHASPEMDVARLLSGGHDSTNPLLADAAPLAARLLN; from the coding sequence ATGTCCCCCCAGCTCACACTTCAGACCCCGCTCGAACTCGCCCCCTCAGAGGTGCCCACCTACCTGGAGCAACTCTGGTCGACGGAGCAGCAAGGCAACACCGGCTCCGGCGCGAACACCTTCTGTCTACTGATCTGGCAACCCGCCTGGGCAGAACAACAACTGGTGCGTTCCGGCCGCCTCAACGGTCCGATCACCGGCCAGCAATCCGATGAACTGCTGGACGCCGGTCGCCAGGCCGTGATCGACACCGATCTGCCCCTGAGCACCCCACCAACTGCTGGTGAGCTGATCGCCGCTGTCGCCCAGCTCGACGGTGACCACCAGGCCGACGATCTGCGGGGGCAATACATCGACCCGGCCCTGAGTGAACTCCAGCCCCGACGCTTGATCACCCTGGCCCCGACCATTAACGCCAACCAGGGACTGGAGACGCTTGTGGCGGCTTACTGCCCCTTGCCTGAGGAGGGTGGGGGAACCGCCGCCTGTGGTGATGTGGTGGTGTTGCGAGGTGGCCACGACGCCCTGCGCGATGGCATGTCGATCCTTCAGCCACTCCTGCCACCGTCAATGCCGTCCTGGGTCTGGTGGAACGGATTCCTCGATGAAGCACCCGACCTGATGGAACAGCTGGCCTGTTCTCCCAGGCGCCTGATCCTTGACACCGCCGTCGGTAATCCAAGCCACTGCCTCAACCTGCTGCGCTCACGCGTGGAGTCCGGTCAGGCGGTGAATGACCTCAACTGGCTGCGTCTGCGCAGCTGGCGCGAAACCCTGGCGATGGTGTTTGACCCGCCGAACCGTCGCGATGCTCTCTGCCACATCACGCAATTGGACATCGATGTGGAAGGTCACCACCCCGCCCAGGGCCTGCTGATGGCGGCCTGGATCGCAGACCGTCTCGGCTGGCAGTTGCTGGGGAGCAAGGTCTCCGAAGAAGGAGTCACAGCGCAGTTCAGCCGTCATGACGGCGCTGACATCCGCTTTCAGTTGATGACCGTTCCCACCGGCCAGCCCAGTGTCCATGCGGGGCAGATGGTCGGTCTGCGGCTGATCTGCCAACCGGAGCAGGGCCAGGGTGTCTGTGTGATCCTCTGTGCGGAATCCGGTGGCTGCATTCGTCTTGAGGGGGGTGGCATGGCCAGCCTTGAGCTGCATGAGGAGATCGTGTCGGTTCAACACGCCTCACCGGAAATGGATGTGGCAAGGCTGCTCAGCGGCGGACACGACTCCACCAACCCCCTGTTGGCCGACGCGGCTCCGCTGGCTGCCAGGCTGCTGAACTGA
- the zwf gene encoding glucose-6-phosphate dehydrogenase produces MVATATNPLRVGLRQERVIAPQCLVIFGASGDLTHRKLVPALFELFKQRRLPSEFALLGCARRPWSDDEFRGKMAEALASKIVENQEAWDQFATKLFYEPVDLQQLEDVVRLGGRLETIDQQCATRGNRTFYLSVSPKFYGSGCRALADAGLLKDPQRSRLVIEKPFGRDYGSAQALNRVVKSCGQENQIFRIDHYLGKETVQNIMVLRFANTIFEPIWNRNYISSVQITAAETVGVEERAGYYETSGALRDMVQNHLTQMLAITAMEPPGRFDPEAIRNEKAKVLQAARLADEQEPWNCCIRGQYGPGGSHDAPLAGYRQEPGVDPNSTTETYVAMKLFIDNWRWQGVPFYVRTGKRLAKRLSEVVLTFREAPVHLFDAATGGPTANQLILRIQPDEGAEFRFEVKSPGSGMRSRPIDMEFSYDESFGEPSDEGYVRLLADAMLSDPTLFTRSDEVEAAWRLYTPLLELIEDSPWQLPIHPYESRTWGPAAADALLARDGLLWRRP; encoded by the coding sequence ATGGTCGCCACCGCCACCAATCCCCTGCGGGTCGGACTCCGACAGGAACGGGTTATCGCACCGCAATGTCTGGTGATTTTCGGCGCCAGTGGTGACCTGACCCACCGCAAACTCGTCCCCGCGCTGTTCGAACTGTTCAAGCAGCGGCGACTTCCCAGTGAATTCGCCCTTCTCGGCTGCGCGCGCCGGCCCTGGAGCGACGACGAGTTTCGCGGAAAAATGGCCGAGGCCCTGGCCAGCAAGATCGTCGAGAACCAGGAAGCCTGGGATCAGTTCGCCACGAAGTTGTTCTACGAACCCGTCGATCTACAGCAACTGGAGGACGTGGTTCGCCTGGGAGGACGGCTGGAGACCATTGATCAACAGTGCGCCACCCGCGGCAACCGAACCTTCTATCTCTCGGTGTCACCGAAGTTCTACGGCAGTGGCTGTCGCGCGCTTGCGGATGCCGGTCTGCTGAAGGACCCCCAACGCAGCCGCTTGGTGATCGAGAAGCCTTTCGGTCGTGACTACGGCAGTGCACAAGCCCTGAACCGTGTTGTGAAGAGCTGCGGGCAAGAGAATCAGATCTTCAGGATCGACCATTACCTGGGCAAGGAAACGGTCCAGAACATCATGGTGCTGCGCTTTGCCAACACCATTTTCGAACCGATCTGGAACCGGAACTACATCTCCAGTGTTCAGATCACCGCCGCCGAGACCGTTGGAGTCGAGGAGCGAGCCGGGTATTACGAGACCTCCGGTGCCCTGCGGGACATGGTGCAGAACCACCTGACCCAGATGCTGGCCATCACGGCCATGGAACCGCCTGGTCGCTTTGACCCGGAGGCGATTCGCAACGAAAAGGCCAAGGTGTTGCAGGCGGCACGACTAGCCGACGAGCAGGAGCCATGGAACTGCTGCATCCGTGGTCAGTACGGCCCCGGCGGCAGCCATGACGCCCCCCTGGCCGGATACCGCCAGGAACCCGGCGTCGATCCCAACAGCACCACGGAGACCTACGTCGCCATGAAGCTGTTCATCGACAACTGGCGCTGGCAGGGGGTCCCCTTCTACGTCCGCACAGGCAAGCGGCTGGCCAAACGCCTCAGCGAGGTGGTGCTGACCTTCCGCGAAGCACCGGTGCATCTCTTCGATGCTGCCACCGGCGGCCCCACGGCCAACCAGTTGATTCTGCGCATCCAGCCCGACGAAGGGGCGGAATTCCGCTTCGAAGTGAAATCCCCCGGTTCCGGCATGCGCAGCCGTCCGATCGACATGGAGTTCTCCTACGACGAGTCCTTTGGGGAGCCCTCCGATGAGGGCTATGTCCGCCTGCTGGCGGACGCCATGCTCAGCGATCCGACCCTGTTCACCCGCAGTGACGAAGTGGAAGCGGCCTGGCGTCTTTACACCCCGCTGCTGGAACTGATCGAAGACAGCCCATGGCAGCTGCCGATCCACCCCTACGAATCCCGCACCTGGGGACCTGCCGCCGCTGATGCCCTGCTGGCCCGTGACGGACTGCTCTGGCGTCGTCCCTGA